A stretch of the Alosa alosa isolate M-15738 ecotype Scorff River chromosome 16, AALO_Geno_1.1, whole genome shotgun sequence genome encodes the following:
- the LOC125309740 gene encoding cytochrome b5 isoform X3, which translates to MDQDSTNDGGVRYYRLTDVEQRNSFKSTWIIINHNIYDVTTFLEEHPGGEEVLREQGGGDATESFEDVGHSTDAREMAKSMIVGQLHPLVVKLADSRSCCGHCDGDVPYVHA; encoded by the exons ATGGACCAAGACAGCACAAATGATGGCGGTGTACGATATTACCGACTGACAGACGTGGAGCAACGGAACTCTTTTAAGAGTACATGGATTATCATCAACCACAACATTTACGATGTCACAACATTTCTGGAAGAG CacccaggaggagaggaggttttGAGAGAGCAAGGTGGAGGTGATGCTACTGAGAGCTTTGAGGATGTTGGTCACTCCACAGATGCTCGCGAGATGGCCAAAAGCATGATCGTTGGACAGTTACATCCG CTGGTGGTCAAACTGGCTGATTCCAGGTCTTGCTGCGGCCATTGTGACGGTGATGTACCGTATGTACACGCCTGA
- the LOC125309740 gene encoding cytochrome b5 isoform X1, translating into MDQDSTNDGGVRYYRLTDVEQRNSFKSTWIIINHNIYDVTTFLEEHPGGEEVLREQGGGDATESFEDVGHSTDAREMAKSMIVGQLHPDDWEKISKPPESLVTTVHETTSWWSNWLIPGLAAAIVTVMYRMYTPDE; encoded by the exons ATGGACCAAGACAGCACAAATGATGGCGGTGTACGATATTACCGACTGACAGACGTGGAGCAACGGAACTCTTTTAAGAGTACATGGATTATCATCAACCACAACATTTACGATGTCACAACATTTCTGGAAGAG CacccaggaggagaggaggttttGAGAGAGCAAGGTGGAGGTGATGCTACTGAGAGCTTTGAGGATGTTGGTCACTCCACAGATGCTCGCGAGATGGCCAAAAGCATGATCGTTGGACAGTTACATCCG gatgATTGGGAGAAAATCTCTAAACCTCCT GAGTCCCTTGTCACCACAGTTCATGAAACCACAAG CTGGTGGTCAAACTGGCTGATTCCAGGTCTTGCTGCGGCCATTGTGACGGTGATGTACCGTATGTACACGCCTGATGAGTGA
- the LOC125309740 gene encoding cytochrome b5 isoform X2, whose protein sequence is MDYHQPQHLRCHNISGRGGSVSLLHPGGEEVLREQGGGDATESFEDVGHSTDAREMAKSMIVGQLHPDDWEKISKPPESLVTTVHETTSWWSNWLIPGLAAAIVTVMYRMYTPDE, encoded by the exons ATGGATTATCATCAACCACAACATTTACGATGTCACAACATTTCTGGAAGAGGTGGGAGTGTTTCCTTGCTG CacccaggaggagaggaggttttGAGAGAGCAAGGTGGAGGTGATGCTACTGAGAGCTTTGAGGATGTTGGTCACTCCACAGATGCTCGCGAGATGGCCAAAAGCATGATCGTTGGACAGTTACATCCG gatgATTGGGAGAAAATCTCTAAACCTCCT GAGTCCCTTGTCACCACAGTTCATGAAACCACAAG CTGGTGGTCAAACTGGCTGATTCCAGGTCTTGCTGCGGCCATTGTGACGGTGATGTACCGTATGTACACGCCTGATGAGTGA